The DNA sequence tatgtttattgacgaccaatttttgtcaataaaactatagtgtagttagtgacaacataagtatcatcactaacttgaacatctctaatgcatttatttaattgtgagcctcaatattaatttatttttttttaaatttgatgatttattaactatgactttatttaattgtgagcctcaatattaatttaatttttttttaaaatttgatgatttattaaactagtcatagttacttaaatattaatttaagttatttacggacgactttttgttgtcgtcactgatcactaaaaaaaaagttattagtgacaacattttgtagtgatgacaataagtcgtcacaaaaggagcttctttagtcgcgacacctaaagttgtcacaattgtatcaaagcaactaaatgtttagtgacgacccattattttcgtcacaaactacactgcaagaaatatggtcattagtgacaacatttttttgtgacgacaaaagtcgtcacaaaacgtggttgtttagtgacgacaaggaaagttgtcataattcctcaaagcaactaagtcttcagtgacgaccttgaaaatgttgtcactaaaatgatctctatagtgacaacttctaatatcgtcactgtcactctaccgattcggatttagtgacaagaattaattgtcactgtttaaagtaattatttttaagtcactttcattaattctactgtgtcaccctaacttttgcgatttagccccaaatgttgtaaaaaattccattaattccattatgataccttaacttttacaatttagctccatatgtagtacaccaatttctttaattctattattactccctaacttttgtaatttagccccatatgtaattcaccaatttcattaattatattatggcactctaacttttgcaatttaaccccaatatgtaatacaccaattttattatttctattatggcaccctagcttttacaatttagcccctatttttttattaggaaattgcgaatggtatcttgataaactatgcataaatattttataattttctcaaagttaagtaataatttgttataaactctaaagatatatctttcattacaatagttataaggcaggtaggtctttttatcaatggaataagaaatttatgctagatttatcttttgtactacatgccaagtagtattagcaaaggaataacaaagtactacaaagtaattaacaaaatagccttcagggagtgtagtttatgggcaaatgagcattatctattcaaagtactaactttttatgggtattttactttcaaacatataatttatgataaatttataaatgtttgtaagtaaaattcaaaaagtgttacactgatttcttacaaaacgaaaactgacaggttatcttttcaacataaattaaatttttttaaaaaaagaaatgacccataaagtaccaactcttcgtgggtttcctccattacatgaacaaatattctgctctttatgggcatttcactctgaatcatttaatttatgttaaatacataaatgtttgtaagtaaaattcaaaaagtgttgcactaatatttttatgaaagggaaactggtaggttttgtatttaacataaattaaatatgtgaaagcaaaaaaaaaaagaaattacccataaatctatgtcttgcaaatctatactagtaaaatagtttcaaacaaaattaaacattaaaataaactgtaatttatacacattaaaatatctgtaatttatacacattttgcaactactactttgtgttttctctgtaatgaattttttaactattgagaacttaagttttgtcttgcaaatctatactagtacaatagttttaaacaaaattaaacattaaaataaatgtttgaaaaagaacaaaagcacATTTATTACTTGCAGTAATGtaccaaaattttctcaaccattatcaatattttcacaaaactattaaaaactagcaattgacaatattaaaaactagcaatttaattagtgacgacttttcttgtcattataatcttgaataaattagtgataacattatgtcatcactaaattttctttgattttgacttaacaataatgtcttattaatagcatttgattatttttaatgaaagtctgttataaccatatgtagacaccaaatttttggtgtaattttatttttcatgttagttttatttattacttttattttctttagtcttttattatttttatttaagtcattttagcataaaacttgaaaaaagaagaaaaagatgaaaatgaaagaaaaagaaatgacaaaaaggaatttttggaaaaagaaaatgagaggaAAAGGCTTGCGGCAAGCCGCggataaaaaaaaggaaagacgggaaaatttgaaaaaaaagaggtaaggaagcaaaaatagaaaaatctgaGAGAAGGGCAAGAGGGGAGACGGATGGAAGAGAAAAGGGGGCTACGGCAAGCTGGAAATTTGGGGGTTACGAGAAAAGAAACAAGGGGGGGCTCGGCTGAGAAAAAACCAGGGAGGATTACGGCTGGAAAATCTGATGAGGAAGGAACCGAACAAAGGAAAACTGAGAAGGAACCCGCGGCTGAAGATCTGAAATTAGGAGGAGGAGCTTCTCGGCAAAGGCTGaaccaaaaacagaaaaaaagagaggacaAGAGTGGCAGCGGCTAGAGAAAAATCTGGGAGGAGGGGGAGACAAcgaaaaacagagcaaggaaGGGAACAAGGAAAAACAGAGAGGAGCTCTCGGTTGCggctgaaagaaaaaaaacagagagaaaggCAGGGGCTCGTCAATAAAGGGGGGTCGgctaaaaaacaagaaaagggaGGAAATGGGGAGCTGGGGCCGAACAGAGGAAAATCTGAGAAGGGAAATAGCGAagggaagaaacagaaaaaaagagCAAGGCAGCCAAGGACTGGAGGGGCCTTCGCGTCGCCATTGAGTTCACCGTTCAGAACCGCCAGGCCAAAGTGGCGGTGGTTCCCTCCGTTGCCGCTCTGGTCATCAAGGCCCTGAAGGAGCCCAAGACGACAGCGACGACGAAGAACCTAATAGAAAATCCAAAGCAGAGGCGCAAAGCTGCAATAACAATCGAGCAAGGAAGATACGTCCGTAGAGTTGCCGGAACCACCAGTCCGCATCCGCCGCTGTTTGCTCCCTCCGTCGACCACCACCAGCGCTGCCATCATCCAGATTCGATTCAACCTCAGAAATTGAAAGCACTGTAAGTTTCCTCCTTAAGTTTCAGCCCTTTTCAATCTTGTGAAGCATGTCTGCCGTGACTTCACTCGTGGCTATGTTTCTGAATTTGAAGTATCTGCTTCTTATGATTTTGGTTGGGTTAAATTGTCTTGGGTTGCTGATAAAGTTCTGGGCTAGTTATAGTTTCAATTTGAGCAAAAATCTAGTAAAATGTTAATGCCCGTTTGTTGCTCGATAGAATGCCTAGCCGAAAGTCCTGCTTGGGAAAAATGATTTTGCCGCACTTTGTTAGAACAGCCCACCGTTTGGAGTTTTCATACGACTCATTACTTGATGTTTGTTTATGGGGGACAAAGCCAAGAGATGTTGGAGTCTTTTGTTTCTATTTTGCTGTCTTGCAATgtttagtgtgtgtttgtaCGTAtgggatgaaaagaaaaattccagtCAGTCCAACGTCGGCTGAAGTGATGATTTCTAGTCTTGTTGAAGTCTCGTTGAAGTGATAATTTCCAGTCCAGCCTTTCTTGTCATTTTAGTTGCTAGAATCTGTTTAGGATCTGTTTTCTCTCCGTATGGTATGATAACTTTTTGGATGGCTTGAAAGGTTGCTGTTTATTTGGGGTTTTGTTACCTGCGTCTGACCTGAAATGTTCCGTTGCAAAGTTGCAGATGTTTGAATAAGAAAGCTCCTTCGAATTAGATTTGCATGCTCCTTTGTGAATAAGTTTTCCAGTTCTGCATGTTACTCTTTTCGGAATTTTTGTGCTTAAGTCCAAGGATTTCTATGTCGAAAATTATGAGAAATATTTGATGATCCTGTCGCTTGGATTTAGTTTGCCTTGCACTTAGTTTGGCACACAAGAATCTGGACAGacccttttctttcctttacttgtTGAAGTTCAGGCTTTGTTTGAACTGTTTGGTCCGTTTGTGGCTTGATAGGTATACCACCTATGCATTCACCCCAAGCTGTCTTCTTGTTGTCTAGTCGTATGGTTGGGTCTTTTGGGTAGAGGCTGTTGCATTTGGgcagcctttcttctttttttattcgCTGGTGTTTTGATCAATCGAGATTGTGATTTGCTAGTCATTTTTAGAACACCATGTTATAGTTTCATTGTCCTGTGTTATGCTgaaatttcttgacttgttagAAGTGTTCATGTTGGCTTGATATTTGACTGCAATGAACTATCCAAACTTCCTGCAAGTTTCACTTCTTCTGGGCTGCATTTTTTTCGGCTGCTGAATTTTTGCGTGTTGCTTGGCACGTTTGTTTTGTCCGTCATTTGGGCTGAGATGTCGTGAGAATGTTTGGGAATTTAATAGTAGAGGCCAACAGTTTGCTTGATTTGTAGTTACCGAAAggaaaaatctgctgcaataaGTCTgaagttttttttagttttgtcgCAGCAGAGGAACAAATAACCTCTTTTCGTATGTTCTCATGCTTTGGTTTTGGGTTGGAGTAGTTCAGGATCTTTTATGTCATTTAGTTGagctgttttttcctttttacctCTCCTTAATTCCATGCTCCTATGGTGGGTAATTGAACGAATAAACTAGAATTCGTTTGAGTTGGAATGCATGAATGTAGCTAAGCTGGAAGAGCAGAGACGGTCTTAATttggtttattttctttttctttcggcTCATGTTTGTCTTCCTGCGCATATATAGAAGCTGAGACATCACAGAAATAGACCCATGAATGATTGCtaacttgctcgcttttcatagtttttccctcctctcttTGTTTGCATGTCACGGCTATGTCTCATTTGAGCTGTGTGGGCTGCTAAATGGTTTGAGTTGCAGGAAGTTCTCTTTAGTTGCTACATTTGTTTCGGCAAAAGGCTTCGCCTGAATTCCGTTTGCATGAAGATTTTCAGCATTTCTGatttttgtcattcatttgcaATGCATGATTAAGAATTTGAGTTCGGGTTTTGGTTTGAGAAATCTGTGAACCTGCCAATGCAAAAAATAGCAGAATCTTAGCATGAGAAACAATGTAAAGGACTTGgctgcatttttttgttttcttttcggtCAGTTCAAGTGATTTATGGGAACACCCTTTTGCACAATAAAAGTATTTGGATGACCGGAGAGATTTTTGTCTACTTTTTCAGTGTCTCCGGTTCAATGCATAACATAATTAGGAAAATACCCATGTTTTTGGTTGATAGGAATGTGGAATCGTTTGTTGCTGTCCTTTGACATCTTATTAAAATAAAGAAGTGGAACAATTCTGCCCATATAATCCTTGGGTCTTAATGAATGTTATTAAACTTCCATCCTCTAGTAGACTCTATTTCCGAACTACCCATATAATGTCTCTTTTTCTACTCTTTGTATAGCCACTATCTAGATGAGACTTAAAACAAATGATTCACTTTATTTTTTGGTGACTCCTTAACTAATTttccttgttttaatttttctatcATCTACTAATAACTTTACTATTTTATTGCAGATATATTGCTCATTTTAGAGGTTTGGAAGATTAGCAGTACGGCTTACGTGTCGACTCAAAAACTATGGTTATAGTGCTAtcttaagtttagaaaatgtttcggTAGCACGGAAAATGTTTTGGGACTTGGAATTGTTTTTTAGTGTAGCCTTGACTTATATGGCAAATTTTGCTCTATTGAAACTTATCAAACTATTTGTAGTGTGATGTTGCACTTATTTAtgacatttgaatatttaatatgtTATTATGGCATTTCCTATTGTAACGGGTGTCTacgtttgttatttattaaacattgctgatgttttcattttttagatattattgtagtagGAAAATCATCAAACTACACATTGCaaggtgttgtaaatgagtAGCATTTCTCAAGCAGGCTGTCTTTATTGACAATTGTTGTTGTCACTGAATCAAAACTATTCATTGATAAGAAGTTGTTGTCACAGTTGATAAGGGGTTTATTGACAacaaagttgtcactaattaATAGATACACTGACTATGTTGCTTCATGCATCATTGACAAGAAAGCATGTCGTCACTAAATTTGTAGCTTTTATTGACAACATATCTTGTCATAAAAAAGTTTttattcactgacgactttaaagtcgtcactgtatTTGTAGCTTTTATTGACAACATATCTTGTCATAAAAAAGTTTttattcactgacgactttaaagtcgtcactgtatacttttaccgacggagatTCAGTGACGACTCTGTGACAACCGAAATGTTGTCAATAAAAgtcatcagtgacgactttttgctTTTTTGTGACGAAAAGTAGTTGTCATTGAAGACCAAAATTCTTGTAGTGCATCTTGAATTAATTATTCTTAAGAAAGGATcaactgttttcttttttcttgagaatcttctcaaaaGCTCTTCTCTGGCTCTATGCATGGCAGCATACAAGTATCCCATAGCAGGCCTTTCATCACTATCAACAATTCTTAGAACTCGAACAAAAGGCTCAGTTAATTGAACGATTATAGCacattccttccaaaacagagaATCTAGCACAAGATCCACAAATTTTTTTGCTTTACTCTCCTTAGCATATGCTGAAAAGGTCCATTCTTTTGAAGTCACCATAGCTCTTAAAGCATCTTTTTGCACTAAAATACTTTGCAATGCAATGAAATTAGTAGCAAAACGTGTAGGAGCAGGCCGAATAATTTCTTTTCCACCAGTGTATTTTCTCATCAAATGCAACGGATAACAAtgattataaatatattttgttatttttgaaGCATGTTCAACCACTTTACTAACCTCATCTAACTTGCCCATATCATGCAACATCAAATTTAGGCAATGAGCAGCACATGGAGACCAGTAAAGTGTTGGAAATTCCCTTTCTAATAATCTTCCAGCAGCAACATAATTGGCAGCATTGTTAGTAATGAAGTGTACCACATTTTCCATCCCAACAAATAAAACCACTTCTCTAAATAGCTTATACAACATTTCTGCAGTCTTCGAA is a window from the Coffea eugenioides isolate CCC68of unplaced genomic scaffold, Ceug_1.0 ScVebR1_2311;HRSCAF=3316, whole genome shotgun sequence genome containing:
- the LOC113756428 gene encoding uncharacterized protein LOC113756428 → MEDTEDIQEIHPPPTTEVSKGKKVLQQHKKGKTIGTFFMPRATPGGQPSIKSVMQSKEAKEKVDLAVAKWMIDASIPFNAANSAYYQTMFDAACSFGAGYKAPNFYDLRGYLLTKNVEQVKNFVNSFRTTLKETGCTIMADGWTDQQRRILINFLAYCPRGTIFLKSVDASDASKTAEMLYKLFREVVLFVGMENVVHFITNNAANYVAAGRLLEREFPTLYWSPCAAHCLNLMLHDMGKLDEVSKVVEHASKITKYIYNHCYPLHLMRKYTGGKEIIRPAPTRFATNFIALQSILVQKDALRAMVTSKEWTFSAYAKESKAKKFVDLVLDSLFWKECAIIVQLTEPFVRVLRIVDSDERPAMGYLYAAMHRAREELLRRFSRKKKTVDPFLRIINSRCTTRILVFNDNYFSSQKSKKSSLMTFIDNISVVTESSLNLRR